GCAAGCGGGCGACCGACGGAGCACGAAGTCGTCGCGCACCTGGTGTTGCCGCTATTGCTCGCGCTCGGCTGGTCGGAGCAACTGCTGGCGATCGAATGGAATCGAATTGATCTCGCGGGCTTCTTTCGCACACCGACGCGCAAGGAGGACTGTGTCCTCGCGTGTGAGGCCAAGGGAATGGGGCACGGGTTGCAGGATGAGAGGACATTCGACCAGGCGAAGAAGCACACGCACGGGCTTGCCCGGTGCGGAAGACTGCTGCTCACTAACGGCGCCAGGTTCTATCTGTACGAGCGACAAGGAGACAAGTGGTGCGACCAGCCCGCCGGTTATCTCAACATCAACCGGATTCGCACCGCGCACCTCGTGCCGACCAACACCAACGCCGTGGATACCATCGAGGCCCTGACGCCGGCCGGAGTCCTACGCCCATTGAAAACGGCATCGTGACCCCGCGCGACGGCTGCAAACGAGTTTCGCGGTGTTGGGCCGCCTACGAGATCACAGGCGAGGGCGCCTGTGCCACATGAGCATGCGCCCTCTCCCGGCAGGCTTGGTCGCGCCGTCGGCGAATAACGCGCTGCCGGAGTTGCCGGTAAGACCCGAGACCATGGAGAGAGGGATGCCTGAGGTAGTATGCGTGGGGATACTGGTAGCCGACGTTCTCGCCAAGCCGGTAGACGTCTTCCCCGAGCGGGGACGGCTCACGCTGGTGGACCGCATGGAACTGCACACCGGCGGCTGCGCGGCCAATACCGCCGTCGGCCTGGCGCGGGTGGGAGTGTCGACGGGCCTCATCGGCAGGGTGGGCGATGACGGTTTCGGCGATTTCTACATGTCGGCGATGCAGCGCGAGGCGGTTGACGCCTGCGGTATCATCCGCGACCCCGCCGCCAACACCTCCAGCACCATGGTGCTGGTGCACGGCGACGGCGAGCGCTCTTTCATTCACTGTCTGGGGGCCAATGCGGCGCTGCGCGCGCAGGACGTTGATCTCGACGCCATCGCCGGGGCCAAGGTTCTGCACGTGGCCGGGACCTTCCTGATGCCCGCGCTGGACGGCGAGCCGACGGCGCGGCTGCTGCGGGAGGCGAAGCGGCGCGGAATCATTACCAGCCTCGACACCGCCTGGGACAGCACCGGTCGCTGGATGGAGCTGATCGAGCCCGCGCTGCCCCACCTCGACTACTTCGTGCCCAGCATCGAGGAAGCACGCAGGATCACCGGCGCCGACGATCCCGCGGACATCGCGCAGGTGCTGTTTGGCCACGGCGTCGGGGTGGTAGCGCTGAAGATGGGAGACGCCGGCTGCTACGTCGCCAGCCGCGATCAGCGCCTGCGCCTGCCCTCCTTCGAGGTGGCGACGGTTGACGCCACCGGCGCGGGCGACGCTTTCGCGGCCGGCTTCCTGGCGGGAGTGGTCGAGGGCTGGAGCCTGGAGCAGACCGCGCGTTTCGCCAATGCCGTCGGCGCGCTGTGCGTGCTGGCGGTGGGGACAACCGCCGGCATCAAGAACATGGACGAAACGCGGGAGTTCATGGCGTCGGCGCGTCTTCGGCAGTAGGGAACCGACGACCGTCGCCCGCAACCACGGGACCGTGCGGGGCGAGACCAAGCTCGCTCCGGTAGCGAGCCACCGTATGCGCACCAACTGGCACCAGGCCCAGGCGAGCATCGAGGCGGCGCTTGACCGGATGCGCTTGCCCGCATCGTACTGGCAGCACACCATGCCCGCGGTGGTGCAGGACTGGCTGCGCCGGAGCGCGGGTCAATCGGTGCGGTCGCGACGGTTGCAGGAGTTCGATGCCCTGACCGCGCGCCTCGACCGCGAAACGCCGGGATGGGAACGGCCGGCGAGCGAGTTCCTGCTCGCGCCCGCCATCCCGGCCAGCATGGCTTACTGGCGACCGGTGGCCGCGCTCTTGGGGGGCAGGGCCCTGGCGCGACCGGCGGAGCTGATCCGCTTCGTGGATCGCTGGGCCGATGCGTTCGCCGGTGGCGGGGGTCTCGGCTGGTCCGATAAGTACCGGGGAGCGCAGTGCGTCCTGGCGCTGATGAGCACCGACACCACCGACACGCTGTCGCTGTGGCGAGGTGCGCTGGCGCGCCTGTGCGCAGGCGCCCGCGCGTGGCGTCGCGACCCCGCCTGCGGCGCCGACGGGGCGATCTTCCTGATTTGCTTGAAGCTCCTGCAACACCGGCTGCTGTCGTACGACGAGTTCGCGCGGGCGGCGCGCAGCGGCGAGGTCTTTCACCCGCGGCACTACAGTGGGCGGCGCGTGCGGCCGCCCTTCTACCAGCCAGTGCTCGACCGCCTGGGCCTCAGCGCCAGCCGCTACTTCCGCGTCATGTACCAGCGCCTCGCGCATGAACAGCTTGACCGCGCGCGCGCGGGCGGCTGGGAGGACGTGTGGTGGCTGCGCAGGTTGAGCGGGCGCGACTATTTCTTCACGGCGCTGGAGGAGCTCGAGGCCGATCCGGTAGCGCTGCCGGCCCTGCACGCCGCCAAGTGGAGCTTCGATTTCGGCGAGCGGGGCCCGGCGCTCGTCCGGCGCCTCGGGGCCTTCGCGCCGCGCACTCTGGCCACGGTTTCCCTGCTGCGCGACGACCTCGACCAGGAGCTCGCCCAGGCGCTGGAGTGCGAGGCTCATCCCCGCGCGATGGCCTGGCTGCGGGGATCCACCGCCGCGGCATGGGTCACGGCGCAGGAGCGACCGCCATGGCTGGCGGACTGGTGCGAGCGCCTGGCGGAGGTGGCAGCGGAGGCGGTGGAGCACCTGTGGCTGCTGGGGCTGCCGCCCATGCCCTCGCCGCACCTGCTGGAGACGCTGCGGGTCGCGCCCGCCAACGGCGCCGCGGCAGAGGCGGAAGCGGAGCGCTACGCGCTGGTCGAGAGGTTTCTGTGCGCGCACTTGTGTCCGGACTTCACGCGCATCAGTCTCAACCTCGACTACGCCGATGCCCTCGCCGGACGCAACGAGGACGCGCTCCTGCGGCGCGCCTGCGAGGATACCCCGACCGCCATTCGCGCGCTGGGCTTGGGCGACGGTGACGAGCGCGAGCGCGTCGAGGTGCTGCTGTCCTGCAAGCGCCGAGGCGACCGTTCGGTGCGCGCGGCCGCGCAGCAGGCGCTGGAACTGATCGCGCGCCGCCACGGCTGCGCCGATGCGCGTGAGCTGGAGCGCCGCCAGGAGTTGGCGATGGCATGGTCCGACGGCGGGCTCGAGGGACGTCCGTCGCGGGTGTGGTGGGATGTCGGCAACTATCGCGTCAAGCTGTCGCCGGCCAACGGCAAGGTGCAGGTGATCGCATACGGACGCCGGGGGCCGCTGCGAAGCATCCCCCGCGCTGTGCGCGACCATCCCGATTTCGCCGAGATCAGCAACGCACGCCGGGAGCTGACCCAGCAGTACGCCGAGTTCCGCGCGCGCCTGGAAGACGCGATGATAACCGGGCGCGCCTACTCGCCGGCGGAGCTGGCGATGCTGCGCTCGAACCCGGTTTTCGCGGACCTGATCGGGCGCTTGCTGCTGGTGGTGGGCGGCGATCTCAGGCTCGGCTGTGGGCAATGCGCGCAGCCGGCGCGTATCGCGCATCCGGCGGAGCTGCTGGCCATGGGGGCGCTGGAGACGTGGCAGCGGAGGATCGTGGACGAGCGGGTCATCCAGCCTTTCAAGCAGTGCTTCCGCGAGGTCTACCATCCCGCGGCGGACGAAATGGCCGCCGCCAGCACCGCGCGCTTCGCGGGGCACCGCGTGCTGGTGCCACGGGCATTCGCCCTCCTGCGATCGAAGGGCTATTCCCCCGGACGCGGCCAGGCGCGCCGGGATTGGCCGCATGCCGCCATCCAGTCGCATTTCGCCTGGGGCGTCGGCCGACCCCGGCTCGATTACCACCTCAGCGAGGACGGCCGCGACCAACCCGTGGTCACCGGCAACATCGCCTTCCACCGCCTGGGGAGCGACGGCAAGCCATGCGCACCGTTGACGATCGGGGAGGTGCCGCCGATCGTCTTCAGCGAGACCATGCGCGACGCCGACCTGGTAGTCTCACTCGCCGCCGCCGGCGAGCTCGGCTTCACCTCGGAGCAGACAGTGCACCTGCGTCTCGCCCTTGCGCGCCAGCTCGCTCGCATCCTGGGCTTGACCAACGTCGCCGGCCCCGACACGGGCAGCTACGTGGTCGTGCAGGGGGAGCTGGCAACCTATCGCGTGCATCTGGGCAGCGCCAGCATCTTCATCGAGCCCACCGGCGCCCACCTGCCCGTTCCGCAGTCGCCCGGGCGCCAAGCACCCCTGCCCGCTTACCTGCCGTTCGAGGACGTGGATTCGCGCACGGCGGAGGTGCTGCGCGTCATTGTCACCCTCAGCCGCGACGCCGCCATCGAGGATGAGCGGTTTCGTGACTGCCTGGCGCGCCTGACCGAGGCCGCCCGGCGGCGCGGGTAGGGGTCTGTGGCGGGAGGGACTGTCCCCGAATGGGGACTGTCCCCTTCCGGGCGGGTACAGTCCACATAGGGACAGTCCCCGCCTGCCCGGCGGCGGTCAAGCGCCGATTTCGCCCGCCTGGGCCGCCAGCCGGCGCCCGGCCGCTCGCGCCTGCTCCAAGGTCTCCGGCCGCGACCATACGTCACCCAGCGAGTCGAGCCCGTGAACGAAGACCGTGGCCGACAGCTCCACCTCCAGCACGTGGAACACCGGCCGCACTACCGCCAGTCCGCCGTCGAACATGGTCGGAATCCTGGTGCCGCAGGTCGAGATGAACAGGCCCTTGCGCCCCGGCGGGCGCGGCTGCACCAGGCGCTTCATCAGGTACTTCTCACTCCAGCATGCCTGGCAGCGGTCGAATACCGCCTTCAGCCACGCGGTGACGCTGCCGAAGAAAATGGGCGACGCGATGATCAGGCGCTCCGCCCCCCGCAGCAGCGGATATAGCTGCTGCATGTCATCGCGGATCACGCACAGGCCGGTCTCGCTGCATCCCCCGCAGGCTCGACACGGCCAGATCCGCATCCACGCCACCTGAAACGACGCGATCTCGACCTCCGGTCGCTCCGACGCGCCTTCGATGGCGGCCCGCATCAGCTCTTCGCTGTTGCTGGGCCGATGGGGGCTGCCTGCCAGGGCCAGAATCTTCATGCGACCCCTCCTGCGGGTGAGAGTTCTGCCCGTGCCGATCGCCGGCCTTCGTCGTCGGTGACCAACTTGAGTGGCTAGGGCCGACGAATCGGCCCGCCACGGCGGCCCGACGGGCCTAGCCGCCGCACGGAGATCATTCCGATTCCCTCGCTGGCGCTCGGGGTGAAAGTCCCCAACGGCAAGGGAGGGCGTGTGCGCGCGTCGAAGAAGACGGTCGGAACCGGTACGGGGAGGTGCCGCATGCGTCCCATGACCAGTGCCCTCGCTGTGGCGACACGCCCCCGGATGGCGGCCTGCGCCGTCGTCCTGGCCGCGGCGGTCGCGCTGTCGTCATGCGGGGGCGGTGCCCCCGGACCGGTGCCTGCGGTTACCGCCTGGCGGCCCTACGAGTCCGCTGGCGGCGGCTTCCGCACGGAGGTGCCGTCCGCATGGGTGATTGCGGAGCGAGGCGGGCCGGGCGGCTACGAGACCGAGGTTCGCGCGAACACGCGCAACTGGATCGTGCTCCGGAAGCAGTTCCTGTCCGGGAGCCTGGAGACCGCCGTGCTGCGAGACGCGACGCGCGACAAGGCGCTCATCGGCGCCGTACAAGAACACTACGATCAGATCGCCCAGCCATGTGTGAGTTTCCATGGTGATGCGCCCGAGGTCTCCAGCGCCGCGAGCAGCTTCGCCGGGTTTGGCAAGTTCACCTGCGAGAGGAAGGCCGGGCGCGGCGGCCCGGTCGAACTCCAGGGCGCCACCGTCATCATTATCGGGCTCAACGATCTCTACATCATTGACGCGTACGCGGATGCGCAATCGGCGAAGGTCGTGCTTGCCGCCTTTGACCGCGTCGTCGGCAGTTTCAAGTACGAGGACTGAGGTGGCTAGGGCCGACGAATCGGCCCGCCATGGCGGCCCTTCGGGCCTAGCCACTGCAGGTGGATGCGTGCGCGATCATGCAGCTCCTCCGGTCGCGGCGCAACCCGCCGGTCGAGTGGCGGTGAGGTATTGGCGCTGCTCGGTTGGTGGGTGGGCGGGCGCGCCAATCCCGGGCCGGATTCCGGCCCTATCCCCACAGCTTGCGGTCCAGGCTGCGGTACTGGATGGCCTCGGCGATGTGGGCGACCTCGATCTCGGCGGCGCGCTCGAGGTCGGCGATGGTGCGCGCGACCTTGAGGATGCGGTGGTGCGCCCGCGCTGACAGGTGCATGCGGTCGAAGGCTAATCGCAGCAGCGCCTGCGCCTCGGCGCCGAGGGGGCAAAGCTGCTGCACCTGCCGGGCGGACATCTGGCCGTTGCAGAAGACGCGGGTGCCGGCGAAGCGCTGTCGCTGCATCTGTCGGGCTTTCGCCACCCGCGCACGGACGCTCGCCGACGGCTCGCCGTCGCCCGGATCCATGATCTCCCGCGCCGGCAGCCGCGGCACCTCGATGTGAATGTCAATGCGGTCGAGCAGCGGCCCCGAGATGCGCTTGTGATAGCGGCGGATCTGCCCGAAGCTGCACGAGCACTCGCGCTCGGGATCGCCGAAGTACCCGCACGGGCACGGGTTCATGGCCGCCACCAGCACCAGCTTCGCCGGATACCGCAGCGACGCCAACGCCCGGCTGATGACGACGTGGCCGTCCTCCACCGGCTGGCGCAGCGCCTCCAGCGCGTCGCGGTGGAACTCCGGCAGCTCGTCGAGGAAGAGTACGCCGAGATGCCCCAGCGTCACCTCGCCCGGCCGCGGGATGCTGCCGCCGCCCACCAGGCCGGCGGTCGAGATGGTGTGGTGCGGCGCGCGAAACGGGCGCGTGGTCACCAGCGACGATGCGGCGGGCAGCAGCCCGGCGATGGAGTAGATTTGGCTGACCTCCAACGCCTCGTCCGGGGTGAACGCGGGCAGGATGGTGGGCAGCCGGCGCGCGAGCATGGTCTTGCCGGCCCCGGGCGGTCCGATCATGATCAGGTTGTGTCCGCCGGCGGCGACGATCTCCAGCGCGCGCTTGACATGCGCCTGTCCCTTGACCTCCGAGAAGTCCACGTCATAAGTGGCGTCGGTGAGCACGGTCTCCAGGCGCTGCGGGATGAGGGGCTCGGCGCCGTCGCGATGCTCCAACACCTGCGCGGCCTGGTAGAGGCTCTCGACCGCATAGACCGCGACGCCCTCCACCACCGTAGCCTCGGCGCCGTTGGCGGCGGGCACTATCACCGCCTTCTTTCCGGCGCGCCTGGCGGCAAGCACCGTAGGCAGCACCCCGGCTACCGGGCGTACCCCGCCGTCGAGCGAGAGCTCGCCCACGACCATGAAATCGTCCACGCTCTGGGGCTTGATCTGCTCGGTCGCGGCCAGCACCCCGAGGGCGATGGGGAGATCAAATGCAGGACCCTCCTTCTTCAAGTCGGCGGGTGCCAGGTTGACGACGACATTGCCGCTGCGGCCGAACTTGAAGTTGGAGTTCCTGATCGCGGACTCGACGCGGTGAGCGGATTCCCTGACTGCGGCATCGGGCAGGCCGACGACAACGAAGGAGGCCAGCCCGATGGTGAAGTCAACCTGCACCCGCACCGGGCGGGCCTCAATACCGACGATGGCTGCGCTGTCGAGTTGGGCGAGCATGAGTGACGCGGCCCCAGGCAGCGAGTTTCCAGGCGGGGGGCGGGTTATCCTCTCGCTTGCGAGGCGCATCAGCATCGAGGGCGACACGCGCGCCTTCGCCCTGAGGACCGACTTCACTTCGCAGGAGATCGGCGAGCGCCTCCAACACCGTGCGCTCGGTGGTGCGGTCGGCGTTGTTGAGCATCTCCGCCAGCGCCTTGGCGCCGCCGGTGACGCGGGTGGCCGCCATGTCCACCGCCGCCTGCAAGTTCCGGCTGTCGTCGGCGCTCAGTTGCAGCCCGCGCCTCGACCCAATAAACATGGAATATACATAATCTGCTAAGGCGCCTGTACCATGCGGTCGGACTGAATCATATCCGTATCCGTTTTGGCAGAGCTCCGGCCGCGCACGACGATGAACGGCGTATCGAAGATTGATCGGGGGGACGGAATGAGATCTCAAAACGCGATCAACATGAGGAGACGAATCTCACATATCCTCGTTTGCTTCACCACCCTCATGGTCCTCCTCGCTATCCTCTCCAGCGCCACCGTCGCTGTAGCGGTGCCTCTGAAGATCGAGGCCGGTCCGGACAAGACCATCGCCCCCGGCGGTTCGTGCATCCTGGAAGGGTCGGCGACGGGTGGGACGCCTCCGTACACTTACTCCTGGACACCGACGACGGGGCTGAACAACCCCAACATAGCGCAGCCGACGGCCTCGCCGACGGTCACAACGACCTACACGTTGTCCGTGCGGGATTCAGTGGGGGTGGATACCAGAACAGATACCGTGACGGTGACGGTGACTGTGCGAGCGGACGCCGGCCCGGACAAGACCATTGCCTCGGGCGGCTCATGCGTCCTGGAAGGGTCGGCGGCGGGTGGGACGCCTCCGTACACTTACTCTTGGACGCCGACGACGGGGCTGAGCAATCCTAACATCGCCCAGCCGACGGCTTCGCCCGCCGCCACCACGACTTATACTCTGACGGTGACCGACAGTCTGTCCCAGGTCAGCACCGATACCGTTCTGGTGACGGTGGCTTCGGCGGTGGTGGCGAACGCCGGCCCGGACAAGACCATCGCCTCCGGCGGCTCGGCGACCCTGGAGGGATCGGCCTCGGGCGGGGTAGGGCCTTACACCTATTCCTGGACGCCGACGACGGGGCTGAGCGATCCCAACATCGCCCAGCCGACGGCCTCGCCGACGGTGACTACGACCTATACCCTGACGGTGACCGACGACCTGGGGCAGACCGCGGACGGCAGCATGACGGTGACGGTGGCCTCGGCGGTGGTGGCGAACGCCGGCCCGGACAAGACCATCGCCTCCGGCCGCTGGACGGCTCTGGAAGGATGGGCCTCGGGCGGCTTGGCGCCTTACACCTATTCCTGGACGCCGACGACGGGGCTGAGCAATCCCAACATCGCCCAGCCGACGGCTTCACCGACGGTGACCACGGCCTATACCCTGACGGTGCGCGATAGCCTGTTGCAGGTGAGCACTGACACAACCGTGGTGACGGTCGACCGGCCGCCGACTGCGGCCTTCAGCTATGCGCCCTCCAGCCCAACCACAGCGGACACAGTCGCCTTCGCCGACGGCTCGAGCGATGCGGATGGCACGATTGTCGCCTGGGCATGGGATTTCGGCGACGGCGCGACCTCCAGCGAGCGGAACCCAGCACACCGCTACGCTGAGGCCGGTGACTACGAGGTGCGCCTCAGCGTCACCGATGACGACGGAGCCAGAGGCTCGCATTCTGCCTTGCTGCATGTCGGTGTGGAACTCCACGGGGGGGTTCCGGGGGGCGAGCCACTAGCGCTGGCATACACGGGTAGCAGGATGGTGGCTGCGGGCTGCACCCTCGGGCTCTCCGCATCAGCCGCTAGCGAGTTTGGCGAGGACGTGACCTCGCAACTGCGGGAAATGCTGTCATTCTGCGTCTTGGACGCGCAGAACCGTGTCGGTCCGCAGCCTGAAGTCGTTTGGAGTGGCGGATCGATCTCGCCCCGAGTCGAGGCGACGCTTTCGCCGGGGATATATCGAATCTTCGTCTGGTTTCCCGGAAATGACCGCTTCGGACCGGCCGGCATCGGACCTGAACTGGCCGTGGTCGTTCCGCCGGGGGCAGAGGCGGCATGGGGAAGCATGGACGCCGGCAACAAGCAGTTCGCTCTGCTTGTGTCATCAGACGCGGACGGGATGCCTTCGCTTCAGCAATTCGTCTACTACGACGCCGAAACCAGAAACGAAGTGACGAGCACCTCGCTGGATTCGGTCACTTGCAGTGGTGGCGCCTGGCAGGCAAGTGGCCACTGCGCGGCGGACGGGGTGTACGAACACCAGTTCCACGTCGACTTGACGCAAGTGCAGGGGCAATGGACGTTCGCGCTCGAGGTATCTAACGGGCTGTTGGTTCAGGGGACACGGTAGATCGGCACGGCTAGGTTTCTAGGTAGGCCAAGGCACTGGCGCCTGGGGACGAACGTGGCTCGGTCGCTTGGGGCGCTCGTAGCGCGCCAAGGTCATGCCGCCAACGCAGATACTGTGGCGAGTCCACTCGAAGACTGATTAGACTCGCCGCCCTCCTCGGAATCGATCACGCGGCTCACCACTTCGTCGTCACGTAGGGGATCTGCGCGATGACTTGCGACAGGCGCTGCACTTCCTCCGAGCCCAGGTAGGCCAGCACCTCCGCCGATTTGTCGCGCCCCAGGGCGATGAGGAGGATCGCCGCCTTCTCCCACCCCCGTCAGTGCGTCGCTGCGTTGTGCGGTCGGCATCGCCTATTCCTGCTCCTCGCGGATGAGTCCGCGCACGATTTTGGCCAAGCCTGCCGGATCGGCACTCGATAGGTCCGGTAGTGGCGGCTGTGATGTCGGCTGCGCCAGAGACCGGGATGCGTGCTCAGCGATGGGTCGGGTTTCCGGGATCTCGGCTGCGATTATTGGCTCCTCGTCTCCGGCAGGCTTGACCTTGAATGCTGGCAGATGGCGCGCCAACTGATCATCGAACGACACGTCGCGGCGAGTGAACCCCGGCGTGTCAACGTTGCCGATGTTGTGGGCGATGACGCGTTGAGGCGCGGCTGTGGAGTCCAGCACCTTCTCCATGGCCGACAGCGTCACGTCGGATATGAGGTCGCGCGGCATCGTACTCCCTCGTTTCCGCCCCGTGCGTCCGGGCGGAACGGGCACGCCCGCTCCGCCCGGACGCACCAGCGCTCAGACGCGCTGTAACTCCCCTTGCTCCTTCGCCTGCAGCATGCGGCTCACCACCAGCAGGTTGAGGCCCTGGTCAAGCATCCCCTTGACGAGCTTGATGCGCCCCACGTCGTCCTTCGAGTAGAGGCGGCGCCCCATCGGGTCGCGCGCCGGCTGGATGAGCCCATACCTCGTTTCCCAGAACCTCAGCTTCGGAGCTGCAACCCCGGTCATTCTGACCACCGTCCCCATGGGGTAGATGGCCATGTCCGGCGGCGTGTGCATCACAGGCACTCCTCTCTTCGGTTTTTCAGCGCTAGCTCGGGCTGCCCGGCGCCCCCGAAAGCAGGCGGCAGCCTGCCCGAGCACCAGCAAATCAAGCACCGTTGAGCCTTATTCCACAGAATTGCGCCCAATTTAGATGAATGTGAGGATTGTTTCGGCGCCGCGCAGGCATCAAGCAGCAGACTGACCCCAGAACGGCAAAGCGCGGGCGGCCCGGTGTGGTCGCACAGGAGGTCGGATCGGCGGACGGTGGCAGCCCCGAGGCTCACCGCCGCGAGCATCGCGGCGGCGAAATGGCCGCAGGCGGCGCAATCCCCCGCCTGCTGACGGGCGCGGATCCGGATGCTACCCGCCCCGGCAGGGAATCCAGGCGACCAAGGCGGGCGCGATAGTGCTCGCCCCAGGCTACGGCCGCCTCATCGCGCTCCCGCCCTCAGTTCGAGCAACTGCGGCACGGTCACGAACCGATAGCCCTGGTGTTGAAGCCCGTCCACGAGGATTGGCAGCGCCCTCATCGTCTTCTCGCGATTGGCAGGATGACAAGGCTCACCGTCGTGGGCGAGAACGATCATGCCGGGACGCACCTTGTCCAGCACGCGCTGGGCCATCTCCTCCGGCGTGTGCGCGGAATGGTGCTCCAGCGCCACCGACCACAGGATCATGCGGTATCCGAGCGCTTCCGCTGTCAGGAACGTGTCCCTGTCCCACAGCCCCTTGGGAGGC
The sequence above is drawn from the Armatimonadota bacterium genome and encodes:
- a CDS encoding sugar kinase, whose amino-acid sequence is MPEVVCVGILVADVLAKPVDVFPERGRLTLVDRMELHTGGCAANTAVGLARVGVSTGLIGRVGDDGFGDFYMSAMQREAVDACGIIRDPAANTSSTMVLVHGDGERSFIHCLGANAALRAQDVDLDAIAGAKVLHVAGTFLMPALDGEPTARLLREAKRRGIITSLDTAWDSTGRWMELIEPALPHLDYFVPSIEEARRITGADDPADIAQVLFGHGVGVVALKMGDAGCYVASRDQRLRLPSFEVATVDATGAGDAFAAGFLAGVVEGWSLEQTARFANAVGALCVLAVGTTAGIKNMDETREFMASARLRQ
- a CDS encoding DUF4132 domain-containing protein → MRTNWHQAQASIEAALDRMRLPASYWQHTMPAVVQDWLRRSAGQSVRSRRLQEFDALTARLDRETPGWERPASEFLLAPAIPASMAYWRPVAALLGGRALARPAELIRFVDRWADAFAGGGGLGWSDKYRGAQCVLALMSTDTTDTLSLWRGALARLCAGARAWRRDPACGADGAIFLICLKLLQHRLLSYDEFARAARSGEVFHPRHYSGRRVRPPFYQPVLDRLGLSASRYFRVMYQRLAHEQLDRARAGGWEDVWWLRRLSGRDYFFTALEELEADPVALPALHAAKWSFDFGERGPALVRRLGAFAPRTLATVSLLRDDLDQELAQALECEAHPRAMAWLRGSTAAAWVTAQERPPWLADWCERLAEVAAEAVEHLWLLGLPPMPSPHLLETLRVAPANGAAAEAEAERYALVERFLCAHLCPDFTRISLNLDYADALAGRNEDALLRRACEDTPTAIRALGLGDGDERERVEVLLSCKRRGDRSVRAAAQQALELIARRHGCADARELERRQELAMAWSDGGLEGRPSRVWWDVGNYRVKLSPANGKVQVIAYGRRGPLRSIPRAVRDHPDFAEISNARRELTQQYAEFRARLEDAMITGRAYSPAELAMLRSNPVFADLIGRLLLVVGGDLRLGCGQCAQPARIAHPAELLAMGALETWQRRIVDERVIQPFKQCFREVYHPAADEMAAASTARFAGHRVLVPRAFALLRSKGYSPGRGQARRDWPHAAIQSHFAWGVGRPRLDYHLSEDGRDQPVVTGNIAFHRLGSDGKPCAPLTIGEVPPIVFSETMRDADLVVSLAAAGELGFTSEQTVHLRLALARQLARILGLTNVAGPDTGSYVVVQGELATYRVHLGSASIFIEPTGAHLPVPQSPGRQAPLPAYLPFEDVDSRTAEVLRVIVTLSRDAAIEDERFRDCLARLTEAARRRG
- a CDS encoding flavodoxin family protein, which gives rise to MKILALAGSPHRPSNSEELMRAAIEGASERPEVEIASFQVAWMRIWPCRACGGCSETGLCVIRDDMQQLYPLLRGAERLIIASPIFFGSVTAWLKAVFDRCQACWSEKYLMKRLVQPRPPGRKGLFISTCGTRIPTMFDGGLAVVRPVFHVLEVELSATVFVHGLDSLGDVWSRPETLEQARAAGRRLAAQAGEIGA
- a CDS encoding YifB family Mg chelatase-like AAA ATPase, giving the protein MLAQLDSAAIVGIEARPVRVQVDFTIGLASFVVVGLPDAAVRESAHRVESAIRNSNFKFGRSGNVVVNLAPADLKKEGPAFDLPIALGVLAATEQIKPQSVDDFMVVGELSLDGGVRPVAGVLPTVLAARRAGKKAVIVPAANGAEATVVEGVAVYAVESLYQAAQVLEHRDGAEPLIPQRLETVLTDATYDVDFSEVKGQAHVKRALEIVAAGGHNLIMIGPPGAGKTMLARRLPTILPAFTPDEALEVSQIYSIAGLLPAASSLVTTRPFRAPHHTISTAGLVGGGSIPRPGEVTLGHLGVLFLDELPEFHRDALEALRQPVEDGHVVISRALASLRYPAKLVLVAAMNPCPCGYFGDPERECSCSFGQIRRYHKRISGPLLDRIDIHIEVPRLPAREIMDPGDGEPSASVRARVAKARQMQRQRFAGTRVFCNGQMSARQVQQLCPLGAEAQALLRLAFDRMHLSARAHHRILKVARTIADLERAAEIEVAHIAEAIQYRSLDRKLWG
- a CDS encoding PKD domain-containing protein; this encodes MNGVSKIDRGDGMRSQNAINMRRRISHILVCFTTLMVLLAILSSATVAVAVPLKIEAGPDKTIAPGGSCILEGSATGGTPPYTYSWTPTTGLNNPNIAQPTASPTVTTTYTLSVRDSVGVDTRTDTVTVTVTVRADAGPDKTIASGGSCVLEGSAAGGTPPYTYSWTPTTGLSNPNIAQPTASPAATTTYTLTVTDSLSQVSTDTVLVTVASAVVANAGPDKTIASGGSATLEGSASGGVGPYTYSWTPTTGLSDPNIAQPTASPTVTTTYTLTVTDDLGQTADGSMTVTVASAVVANAGPDKTIASGRWTALEGWASGGLAPYTYSWTPTTGLSNPNIAQPTASPTVTTAYTLTVRDSLLQVSTDTTVVTVDRPPTAAFSYAPSSPTTADTVAFADGSSDADGTIVAWAWDFGDGATSSERNPAHRYAEAGDYEVRLSVTDDDGARGSHSALLHVGVELHGGVPGGEPLALAYTGSRMVAAGCTLGLSASAASEFGEDVTSQLREMLSFCVLDAQNRVGPQPEVVWSGGSISPRVEATLSPGIYRIFVWFPGNDRFGPAGIGPELAVVVPPGAEAAWGSMDAGNKQFALLVSSDADGMPSLQQFVYYDAETRNEVTSTSLDSVTCSGGAWQASGHCAADGVYEHQFHVDLTQVQGQWTFALEVSNGLLVQGTR
- a CDS encoding MerR family transcriptional regulator → MHTPPDMAIYPMGTVVRMTGVAAPKLRFWETRYGLIQPARDPMGRRLYSKDDVGRIKLVKGMLDQGLNLLVVSRMLQAKEQGELQRV